Part of the Pseudomonas chlororaphis genome, GGAGTTCGAGTCTCCCTCGGGGCACCATTTGCAGTACATAGACGACTACCAGCGTCTACGTAACACCCCTAAAGCCCGCTAACTGCGGGCTTTTTGGTCTCTGGGGTTCCACCCCCATCTCTTGCAAGCCAGCCTCTTTTTGGTACATTTTCTGTACATATTCCAGTTCGAGAACCGGAGGTGTACAGCGATGCCATTGACCGCCTTGCAAATCAAAGCGTCCAAGCCTGCCGACAGACCGTTCACGTTGAGTGATAGTTCGGGTCTTGCCTTGCTGGTGAAACCCAACGGCAGCAAGTATTGGCACTTCCGGTACACCTATCAGGGGCGGGCGGCGCGCATGTCACTGGGTGTGTATCCGCATATCTCCTTGCAGGAAGCCCGTGAACGAGCTGCAGAATGCCGCAACCTACTCAAGCAAGGCACCAACCCCGGCGCCAAACGCCGCGATGACAAACTGCGACAGCAGGAGGCCGGGCTCAACACCTTCAGGCGAGCCGCGGAGTACTGGTACCAATTCAAATCGGACTCCGGCCGCAGCAGCGCGACGCTGAAGAAGATCCGCGACTATCTCGATAAGGATCTACTGCCCGCTCTCGGCGAGAAGCAACTGGAGCTCATCACGCGAAGCGACTGCGCAAAACTGCAGGCCTGCATCGAAAAACGAGGCGCCTTCAATGTTGCGGACAAGACCCGGACCTGGCTGAAACAGATTTTCAGTCAAGCCATTGCACGCGGCCTGTGCGAACACAATCCAGCCTCCGAACTCCATGCCATTGCGATAGCCCCACCGCCCACTCAACACTACCCACATCTGCACGAACACGAACTACCTGAGTTTCTCCGGGCCTTAAGCAAGACCACCAGCCGGCTACCAGCGAGGATTGCATCATGGATGACAATTCTGACAGCGAGCCGCCCCGGCATGGTTCGCTACGCAAAATGGGAGGAAATCGATTTTGAGGAAGGGATATGGACCATCCCCGCCGCCCGCATGAAGATGCGCAGAGACTACGTCAGCCCTCTACCTCATCAGTTGATCGCCATGCTTACCAAACTGAACCAAAGCACTGGCCGCAGTCGGTATCTATTCCCAGGCAATGGTGAAAAGCAGCCAGTCATCAGTGAAAACACGATCAACCTGGTGTTCGCCAAGATCGGCTACAAAGGACGACTCGTCAGCCATGGCACTCGTCATACCGCAAGCACGCTGCTGCGCGAACATGGCTGGCTGAAGGACCATGTCGAAAGCCAGCTGGCTCACGTCGAGGGCGGCATCTCTGGCGAGTACAATCAAGCCCTATACCTGCCGCAACGTCGGATCATGATGCAGTGGTATGCAGACTATCTCGACGCCCTCAAAGAAGGCATTACAGCCAACCTTCGCGATCAATTTGATACTCGCGTGAATCAGTTCCTCGCACGCCCTTCTGCACCGCTTCTAACAGCATCCCATGCACACAAAGATGATCACCTCCAAAAGTTGCCTATCGAGACAGACTCAACGGCGACTCAGTGATCACGTGACGCCTCACCAATTCGACCCGATCGACGACAACATCATCGCCTTGCAAAACTACCGTGGCGCATTCCAACATTGGTAAGTCGGTGAGATCTCCACAGCCCAGCCTTCCACGCGGGTCCATCCAAACAGGGCTGCAAAGCCGCCCTGCTTGGATGGACCTCACTTAAAAAATCTAAAGCCCATACAGCTGTCTGTGGAAAACTACTGATTTCCACCGGTGGATAATTTCACCCACCGCCGCAGAACTCCGGATAATTCGAGCCTTGACCCGAATTATCCACAGGCGTAAAAAAGATCGGGCAAAGCGCTGTCGTTGACAGCAACTCAGGTAGCCAGAACCTTTAAGGCTACGCCACACCGTGGTGGTTCTCCCAAAGTGCGATGAGCGTCCGGCGGCTCGCACAGTCACAGCGATGTGATGGATGCCTACTTCTACCAGAGTGCCCACTGCGGCAACTCACACCCCTTCGTAGCTGCCCTGCAGCAACCTATCCGCTTGGCCATTTCATTGCGCCAACCTGCGCCCGTCTCTTTCTTCCGGAAAGAGACGGGCGCTCCTACCGCTGCTGCAGCCCATCTCGTACAAGGCTTTGCGGCATTTCCCCTCGTGACAATCGGCGTGACAAACACCGAAGTCACCAGCAACGGCGATGCAGATGATGGTGCCGCAGCCTACGGAATGGACTGCACCTGACTGACAGTCAGGCATGCCCCGGTCATCGCTTCACTGCCTTCACCTGACTCAGGATCTCGCGGCACTGGTCTCGTCAGCCAGTGCAGCCTCCACCCGCCCACCGGTAACGGTGTTCAGGAGGCCAGATCATGAGATGCCCAAGCTCCCGGTCGTAAAGAGCCGACAGTCCCGCGTTAGTGGACACCCCTCACAGGTCGCAGGGGCCTTGATCCCTGATAACACTCAACATTCTTGGCGGGATGACGTGGGGAAAAGCTTCAACGTTTTGACTTCGAGAGGAGTTTGATCATGGCGCTGGTCGGTAAACGGGATGGGCGCAATTTTGGCTATGGCAGGCAATTGAGCTACGCCGGGCCGCAGGCGTTGAAAGACATGTTCGGCGGTGGGCATTACGGCACGGTCAAGGCGCACAGTGATCGCTGGCAGGCGTTTGTACGCTGGTGTCGGTCGGAGGATGGACCAGGGTTTAACGATGCGCGACAAATTGATCGGCAGACCTTGCTGGACTACGCCGGGTATCTGCGCCAGCAAGTTGAACAAGGCGAGCTCGCTATCGCGACTGCGCAAAACCGATTATCCAGTGTGAATCGGACCATGGCCGCGCTGAGAGGTGATCAGTATGTGAAGGTGTCGAGTCCGAGCAAGGCTTTAGGACTGCAGCGCACAACCGTCCGCACAGCAACCCCGCAAGGCCAGGATCGTGAACAGGTGAAGCGGATCGTCGAGGCGCTCTGCGAATACCAACTGCCGCGCGCGGCTGCCATCGTGCAGCTGGCCCGAGCCACAGGCATGCGCTTACGCGAGGCCATTTTGGCCGACCTACCACGCCTAAAACGTGAGGCCGAACAGTACGGCAAGTTCAACATCCAGGATGGCACCAAAGGTGGCCGTTCAGGTGCCTCGGCACCTCGCTGGATTACGGCAGATGATCATATTCGTGACGCACTGAGGTTTGCCGAACAGATCTCGCCCGACGGTAGTCGCAACCTGCTTGCACCGAACGAAAGCTACCTCGATTTCCAACAGCGAATCGTGCGACCCGCACGGGACATCCTCCATAAGCACAACCTCAAAGGCTTCCACGAATTGCGGGCGGCCTATGCTTGCGAGCGCTATGAGCAAATCACCCATCATCCCGCGCCCGTCAACGGTGGCCGTTGCTATCAGCTCGACCGACGGCTAGATAAGGATGCACGAGTGCAAATCAGCGATGAACTCGGACACGGTCGTATCGATGTGGTATCGGCTTACATTGGTGGTCGAGCATGAGTGAGCCATTCGATATGGAGTTGTTCCTGGCGGGCGTCTTGACCGGGTCACACACCACACGCCAACGCCACCTGCGTCAGGCGAAGACTATCCAAACAGCGATCGCTGAGCGCTGGCAATGCGACAATCCATGGACTTGGCAGAGAAAACACCTTGCATGGTTTTTGAATCACCATCTAAACCAGCGCACTGAATCGACGCGCTATTACTATTTGCTGACCATGCAATTACTCACTCATCGTCTAGGAAAATCCTGGCAGTTCACCCCCTAAGCGAAGGTCAGAAAACGGCCAAAAACAGGCGCTTCAGGTAAAGCCAATTCAGGGTGTTGAGGCAAAAATGTTGCTCCTTCTCCACCACCGTGTTGACGCACTGCTAGCATAAAGCAATCACTTTGAGGACGATCATCATGTGTGCTCAGTTGGCACGACCAATTAGGGAAGATATTAAGAACATAGGTCATGGCGGAGACACACCAGAGGTCTTCCCAAGTTTTCGATGCTCTCCTCAAATGAATAAAACTTTCTGATAGTTACGGCGAATACAATGAACAAAACCAGAGATAATCATTTTGTTGCGCAATGGTATCAAAAAGGCTTTATGGATGCTCGAGATAACCAACTCTGCTATCTTACGCGCCGAGATATCGATCTGAAAAATGGTAAAGCCAAGACGGTCTATTCCAAGAGATGGCATACGTCCGCTCAACAATTCTATAAAATAGACCTCTATTCGACATTCTTCGGCACTGAAATTAATGACGATATTGAGCAGAAACTTTTCGGACCTATTGATGATAATGGTTCAAAAGCTGTTCGAGCATTTTTGACTGACGACCAATCGCAATGGCACCATAACTTTCAAAACCTATTCATTTATCTTGATGCACAAAAGCTCCGAACCCCTAAAGGTTTGGAGTGGATTAAGAGTAAATACCCAGAGCTAAGTCAATTGCAACTCATGATGGAGATGCAGTCGTTACGCTCAATACACTGCACTTTATGGGCAGAGGGCGTCCGGGAACTAGTGTCTGCTGAGAACTCTGACATTAAATTTATCGTTTCCGACCATCCCGTCACGATTTACAACTACGCATGTTCTCCCGAGTCAAAGTTGTGCGAGCACCCCAATGATCCGGATGTAGCATTAAAGGGCTCGCAGACAATATTTCCGCTAGACAAGAACCGCTGCCTGATTCTAACAAACCTTGAATACGCGCGAGCCCCTGATGACGTTAATCCACTTGAGCAACGAACCAATGCCATCCGTGTTCGTCAAAGCATGGTCAACACCATTGAGTTTGTTAACTCTCGCAAGCTAACAGCGGGTGAGGTTGTCCAAATTAATCACGTCATCAAGAGCAGAGCCAACTCATCTGTAGCTGCTGGTAAAGAGGAATGGCTTCACCCTGAAAATCAAGTCACTTGTGACTGGGCTGACATACGGCACGTACTATTACCACCAAAAAACAAACTTCATAAATTCGGTGGTGAAATGTATGCCCAATTTGATAATGGCTCCGTCCACTATCAGGATGCGTTTGGTCGGACAACACCACCAAACGAATATTTGAATAAGAGTATTAACGAGGCTCTGATTGGGCGTAACGATTTCTGCGGTTGCGGCAGTGGTCGAAAGTATAAGAATTGCTGTCGAAATACTCCTATTGAGCTTAGAACAACCTGGAGCGTGGCAAGCATTAGAGAACGAAACCTAGCTTTTTGTAACTGCATTCGCGATGTTCTTGGCCTGGACAGCGGTAAAACCTGGGTGGATGTCAGGCGAGAACTATCTGACAATCAGATATCACAAATTTATGAATTTTATTCTGTATTATGGCCTCGTGAAACCGACATTTACTCGTTGCTACCTAAGTCCGATGGGAAATTTCGAGGGCTTTATACGGGAGCATTAGACGTTCGAGTTATTGGTGCACATGCGTTGCCTATGGCATCTGTATTTGACGAGCTTTTAATAGAAACCCCAATAACCAACCCTAATAATGTTAAACCAGAATTCAGCCCAATTAAAGCACCAGAGAAATACAAATATCAGGCATTAAAGGATTTTCTTTTTATGCTTGAGATGGAGCCTTTTATTCGTCTCGGCTTGGTAAATCTCATCCCTAACCCAACTGAGTTTGACCTCGATTTAATGAGCGCCATGATGGAAATGGCTAGCGCCCGATCTGAAACCCGCACTACAGATATAATCACCGAACAAGATCAGCGATTACACTTCAGATTGGCGACCGAGGACTTGCTAAACTCGATAGCAATGATGCCAAGAGAAGCAAAAATACAACTACTAATTCATCAGTTTGGGTTATCTGAAGCAAATGCAAACGACGTCGTCTCCGAATTGGAAGAAAGCGCAGAAAGCTCGCCACTGATGATGCTGCAACAGTTGGGCGTTGGTAAAGGCGGTCAGTTTTTCCAATTTAGGATGGGCCCAAATTATGAAATGGCACTGTTTGTGGCACAGGTCACTGGCTCAGTGTTAGTCACAGACAGTGGTTCGAGATGGCGAGAATTGGTTACAGCACAGCATCGTAATCAAGGAATCATCAACTACCCATGGAACAATGCTTTTAATCATTTAAGTTTGATTCCTATAGACTACCAATTACTGAAAACATTCGAAAAGTCTCAGCATCACTTCGCCACAGCCAGAAATCTTATTAAATCGTTAGATCGTATGATTTTGGATAACAACCGAGACCCTGCCAACTTGTCTCGACTAGCTGATAAAGTTATAAATTTTATCGGTCAGATTGAACAACCAACAGAGCCGATAACGACTAGTACATTGAAGATATTAAGCCCAGATGGTGGGCTCTATGATGCTTATGTCCAACGTTTATTGGTTCGATCGAGTTGCCCGAGATACGACCATCAGGTCAGAGCGATTTATGGCGTTTCTCTTGAAGTTTAATTCGTGGTTTGAATAAGCCTTGCGCCTATAAGCCTTTTACCGGTGAATTCTCTTGGCCAATTTCTGCCTGTGCTGACAGGCAGAAATGGGTCGACTGCGGCCCTTCGTGACTGGCAGCAATCGACTGTGGATGCACCATCCTCCCGGCGTCCTTCCGACCATGCGCAACTCCCTACCGAGGTCAGTAATCCCCCTGCTACGCTGAAAATTTCACGGAGGATTGCACAATGCCAAACTCAGACTTACTCCCTTCCCTGCTATTTAAGATCAACGAAAACCAGCTCGCCCTGGAGGCCGCCATCATGGAGCTTTCGAACTGGGTAGAGATGCGCGGATCGGCGGACGTCGCCGACAATGTTCGGGGCGCCCTGGACACGATCGATCGAAACGAGGAGTTCATCAAGATAACGCTTGCTGTACTCATGACGCCCGACTAATCGCGAAAGTTCGCCATGTGTCGGTTCGGCATTTTTTGGTAGACCAGGGAGTCTATCCGTAACCAGTTTTTTGTAGATATCATTCACAGCTCGTCGGAAATTGGATGGAGAAATCCTATCAAGCTTCCATCCACACCAGTCCTTATTGGAGGCTGGTAAGGTGTACACCTAACGGTACAACGTGGAAGTGTACACATGCAAAAAACCATGTTAATTATATAGTTATGCTATTATTCGAGTCTCCCTCGGGGCACCATCTTAAAGAAAGACCTTGAAATTCAAGGTCTTTTTTTTCGTCTGCAGGAAAGTGCTTAGGTCATGGCTAATCACTCCTTTGTGGCGAGGGGATTCATCCCCGCTGGGCCGCAAAGCGGCCCCAAATCCCAAACCTCTGGCAAGGAAGAATCTGTGGCTACTAGGAACCTGTGGCCAGTAGGAACCTGTGGCGAGGGAGCTTGCTCCCGCTTGAGCGCAAAGCGCTCACAAAAATGTCACACCCCCCATTGATGCTCCGCCGTGCGACACCCAGTTAACCCACCGATGACAAAGGACTCCACCCCATGGAATTGCTGCTGGAAACGGTCGCTCTTTACTCGCTGAAGCTGGCTTATGAGACGGAGGGGCATAGTCCGATTTTGCGGGATGATCCGTTGATGGGCGGGTGTGATCGGGAGGTTTTTGGGTTGTTGGTGCGGCGGGATGATGTGGCTGGGATCCAGGAGAAGATCCAGCAGAGCCTGGCGTTGGCACTGGAGGCCGTTGGAGGTGCCGATACGGTGCTCGGCACCGAACTGCAGCGGCTGACTGCAGAACTCCACGCAGCACAAACAGCCGAACAGCTTAGGGCACCGCTCAGTGCGCTTAAGGGCTATCTGAAAGATATTCTATAAACCCCCCACGTTCAGCGTGAGGATGCATCCAGCGACGCTTCGTCCCCTCCTGCATCCCCTGCGCATCGGCACTTTTCAGGCTTCCATCCCAGTAGCCAAAAGTGCCCTCTGCTCCTGTAAGTGCTTGCGGAACCGGATGGCATAGTCCTCTGCAACGGCCGCCTGAATGCTGGGACGGCCGGCCAGCGCGCGACGCCAGTCAGCCACCCGATGCAATCCATCGAACAACTGATGTTCGGGCTCGAAACCCAATATGTCGAAGTAACGAAAGACGGGAGCCATGGCGATATCGACCAGGCTGAACCTCTCGCCGGCGAAATAAGGTCCGCCGGATATTTCACCGTTGAATCGTTCCAGCTTGGCTCTCAACGCGGCAGATTTGCCAAGGGCTGTCTGCTGGTCGGTGGCGTTCAAAAATCCCCATGCGTCCGCCAATGCAGCAGAGGCGAACTCGACCCATGCACGGTGTTGTGCGCGGACCCACGCACTCGATGGATGCAACGCCGGTTCCGGGTAGATCTCCTCCAGGTATTCACAGATGGCGACGCTCTCGAATAGAACGGATTCGCCTTCATTACTGGCAGGAACCTTGAGCAGTGGAACCTTACCGGCTGGGGATATCGCCAAGAACCAGTCCGGCCTGTCACGAAGGTCTATATCAATACGTTCAAAGGCAAGGCCTTTTTCCAGTAACACGATGGCCACTCGCTGAACGAATGGGCACAAAGGATGGCTGACAAGTGTGAATGGTGACATTGGAATAGGCCCATCGAAAAATAGAAGCCCGCCGCCCGAAAGAGGACGGGCCGTATGAAAGCCACGCCGATGAGAAAGCCCGAGTTGCATTCAGCTTTCAATAAAAGGCAGGAGGCGTTGGCAACTAGAGCGAACGACCACCGTCGACGATGAGTTCCGAGCCAACCGTCCACCGCGACTCGTCCGACGCCAGGTACAACACGGCCTTGGCCACTTCCTCGGGCGTACCGAACCGGCCGAATGGAATGGTCGCGGCGATATCCTGGTTGACCTGTTCACGGTAGGCATCGGGGATACCGAGTTTGTCGTAAAGCGGCGTATCGATCGGGCCGGGGCTGACCGCATTGACACGAATGCCACGCGGGAGAAGTTCGCTAGAAAGCGTCTTCGACATGTTCAGGAATGCAGCCTTGGTCGCGCCATAAACCGATGAACGCGCGTCACCGAGGTGCGCACTCACCGACGTATTGAGCACCACCGACGCAGGGTTCGCGAAGATCGGTAGCAATGCCTGGATCAGGAAGTACGGCCCTTTGACGTTAATGTCGAAAGAGCGATCGAACATTTCTTCCGTCCACTCTTCGATCGGCAGCCAAACGGATACGCCTGCATTGAGAAAGGCAACATCGAGTTGGCCATAGTGAGCCTGAACGGCCTGCGCCAGTTCCTTCTGCGCATCGATGCTGGCCGAGTCAGCACGCAGTACCAATACTTCGCTTCCCAGTTCCGCCTGGGCCTTTGCAATGGACTCCGGATTGACGCCGGTAACAATCACGCGGGCACCTTCGGCGAGGAACTGCTTGGCCGTTTCCAGGCCAATGCCGCTGGTGCCGCCGGTGATGAGAGTACGCTTGCCTTGCAATCGGGACATGTCAGTTTCCTTTACGGTTTTTCACGGTCAGCCGATGGACTGACCTGCCTAAGGGAAACTATGTATTCATACCCTCGCATTGATAAGATGGCCTATTCGAATACATTTCATGCCTAAATTGCATGAATGAGAGGCCCGGATGGATCGACTGCTGTTGATGACCTGCTTTGTTCGCGCTGTCGAGACAGGAAGCTTCTCGGCTGCGGGGCGTGACCTGGGGCTGGGGCAACCCAACGTCAGCCGCTATGTGGCGGCGCTGGAAGATCATCTGCAAACCAGGCTGCTTCACCGATCCACACGCAAGCTTGCCCTCACTCCCGAGGGAGAACGCTACTACGCAGATGTCCGGCGCATTCTCGACGCTGTGGAAGAATCGGAATCGTCCCTCAGGGAAAACATCACCCCGTCCGGATTGCTGCGAGTCGCCTGCCCGACCGCGCTAGCCCATGCATTCGTGGTGCCCCATGTAGCCCGCTTCCTGGCTCGCTATCCCGCGTTGACGCTCGACCTGCAGATCAGTGATCGGTACGTGAATCTGGTCGACGAAGGGGCTGAACTGGCGATACGCATCGGGCACCTGGAAGACAGCGCAATGCGCGCCCGGCCCCTGGGCTGGTTCGAGCGCGTGTGCGTCGCCAGCAACGAATACCTGGCCAAACACGGAAGCCCCACGACCCCCAATGACCTGAGAACGCACGAGTGCCTGATCTATACCTTGCTGTCGACAGGCACCACATGGCGCTTCCGGGATATCGATGTTCCCGTCTCCGGCAGGCTCCGGGTCAGTTCACCTGAGGCCATACGCGAGTGCGTAAACGCGGGGCTGGGGATCGCACAGGGGCCTGAATGGCTTTACGAGGAGGGGCTGAACAATGGCAATCTGCGGGTGTTGCTGAAGGAGCACGCAGCGCCGGCTGTTCCTGTTCAGATCATCTACGTTGCCGACCGGCTTCTTCCCAGGAGGGCTGTTGTTTTTATGGATTTTATTGCTGAGGTGTTTGCGAAGAGTTCTGCGTTTAGGGATCGGCCTGGGGGGGTGTAGGCGCACTGGGTGGGCTTGGTAACAAGGAGACGGACCAGCTCAACCATAGCAATAGAAAAAATAAATCCGTCCCTGAGGGATCCCCACAAATCTACTCCAGTGCCTGCGCCTCTTGATGTACCTCTGCGCGCAGCGCGTGCTCAAGCCTCTCCAAGGTGCTTCGAGAATTTGAGCCGCGTCCGCTGCGCCAGTATTCCAAGCCCAGCCGCCACAGCGATAGCACACGTCGGCGTTTAAGGCTGTTGCTTTGAAATCGGCGCTCATGACCCGCCTGACGGGCCTGCAATCCCGTTAAACAAATGATGTAATTAGCCAGAGCCGAGATCAGCAAAAGCACTTCGATTCGGCGTGGACAGCGACTCCGATGGCGAGTGATGCCTACGCCAAAATACTCACTTTTTACATCCCTGAAGCCTTCTTCTATCTGCATGCGCTGTTTGTAAATGGCCACGATTTTCGATGGGTTCCATTGATCTTCCGGCAGGTTGCTGGCCAACAACCAGGGCTCTCGTTCACGATTGGCCGATTGCCTACTGAGTTTGTTTTTGGCAATTGAGCCGGTGACACGCTGGTGTTTGCGACCCTTTGCCGAATGCCTAACGCAATACAGATGAATGATGTGCGGAGCGCTCTGGGTCATCTCGATCCGTCCCAGTGACTTCGGTGAGGACGATGCCAGAGCGTAGAGGCTTTTAACGGGTACCCAAGTGTCTGCGTCGTTTCGGTAGAGATCCCGATTACGCACACGTCCCACGTAATACCAGCCTTGCGCTTCGACGGCTTTGATCCATGGCCGGCGAAAACCTGCATCAGCCACAAGGATCGGAACGCAGTCTTTGGGGAGTATTTCGGCCAGCGTTTGTAGCAGTCGTTTTTGATATTTCGGACAACCCTCGCGTTCGTGAACACTCTCGTAGATCGGGAACGAACGTCCTGCCAAAGGGATGGCAGCGCGCAACAAAAAGAACTCTCCAGCCGCATCAATAGGTGACCAGTCAACCAGGATCAACGGATGTTTCAGCGAGCTCAGCAATGCTCTCAGCATGACCCAGTAGAACAACGGGCGCTCGGTTTGCAGATGCCGATTACCCAGCAACCGATCCACTCGCTTGATGGTGTGTTTGGGATAGGCTTTGCTCGGCAAGAATCGACCAAGCCCCGTCAGAGTGAGCCGACGTCCTCGGAGTAAAGCGCTGACACAACACATCAACGTTTTCAGACGATGAGAATGAACATCGGGAAGTGCTTGGGCGAGCGCGCTGTGTAAGAATCGGATGGCCTGCATGGGTCGGGATCTTGTTTTGTGTGGTGCAACACAAGCTGCCGATTCATGCAGGTCTCTTCAATATTCCAACTTCTTGATTTTGTGTAAGAAAATTCGGGGATCCCTCAGAATCCGTCCCCTTTTTTTCTTTTTTTACGCCCCTTGCCCTGTTGAGGATTGCGGGTCTTGCTCAATCTCGCCCGTCCCTGAGTTTTGAAGCTGCCCAGCCTCCGCGATTAAAAAATAGCTCTGTCGAATAGCCTCCCAGCTCATGAAATGCCCATGGACAAAGTGCACAAATCTACTTATTAGACTCTTCAGAAAAGGTGCCCTATCGATACTCAACTGCGCTAAATGGTGCAACGCTATCGCCAACCGAAATTCAGCACTCCCGTTACTGGACAAAGCGAGGTAGAGGTTCAGTCCGTGATTGAACACATGAGAGGTGTAGTCCATCCAAGGATTGTAAGTTGAACTAATCGATAGGGCATCCCTCCCAAACAGGCAATCGAGGTGCAGATAAATCGCATTTAGCAGCATCTCAGGACGCCCTTCGGCTGCAAAAATTTCACGGCCGTGAGTTTGAATAATCTTCAGTAGGATAAATCCAGCCAGTGTGCTTGGCGTTCTTGCCAAACAGTAAATATCGTTGAGCGTCAGCGGCAGCGGAAGCGCCCCCATAGCATACAGTACCAATGAGTGCCGTTTTTGCTCGAAGTCAAACCGTGTGCTTGCTATGGCTTTGAGCAAAATAGTTTGAACATTCACCAGCGGATGGCCCTTTACGTTGTGAAGCGCACCAAAGGTCTCGTCCATGCAGAACCATGGAATTTGGTTAGCCATCGACAACTGCATCGCGTCATACACAGTGGCGTCCACACCGTCTTTGATTGAGAAAACCTCAAGCTCCGCATCATGTACAACTGGTCGGACTACAATAGCGTTGTCCAAGATAAGCCTTAATGTTTCGAGGACATGGGCATCTCGCTCACGCAGATCCGATGCTGTCGTTCGGAAAAGCCTGCCGGCGTCTGTAACCCCCAATAGCATGAACCCCTCGTCGGAGATTTCAACGAGGAACTGCTCAAGTGTCTCTTTGGTAGCTGCCGGGACGACGAACGAGACGCCAGTATCCAGCAAACACTTCGCAAGGTTTGTAACAGCCAAATAACCGATACCGTAAGCATCGAGCACGATCGAAGTCGGTTCCGCCTCCCCTAGGTCACACAGCGCAGACTTAGGCATTCGTTGATCAGTCCAGCAATTTATAGCCGCCTTGAAGGCATCTGATGATCGCAATGCATGACCGCGCATGTAGAGCGGAATGGCATCCATTGCCTGCAGATGCTCACGCTGCCGCGTACCCTGCGCCATCTTTTCTTCAAGCAGGGGGATGAACTCGGCTGGATCAGACGGCATCTGCATCATCACGAAGCAATCGCTGCCAT contains:
- a CDS encoding integrase gives rise to the protein MPLTALQIKASKPADRPFTLSDSSGLALLVKPNGSKYWHFRYTYQGRAARMSLGVYPHISLQEARERAAECRNLLKQGTNPGAKRRDDKLRQQEAGLNTFRRAAEYWYQFKSDSGRSSATLKKIRDYLDKDLLPALGEKQLELITRSDCAKLQACIEKRGAFNVADKTRTWLKQIFSQAIARGLCEHNPASELHAIAIAPPPTQHYPHLHEHELPEFLRALSKTTSRLPARIASWMTILTASRPGMVRYAKWEEIDFEEGIWTIPAARMKMRRDYVSPLPHQLIAMLTKLNQSTGRSRYLFPGNGEKQPVISENTINLVFAKIGYKGRLVSHGTRHTASTLLREHGWLKDHVESQLAHVEGGISGEYNQALYLPQRRIMMQWYADYLDALKEGITANLRDQFDTRVNQFLARPSAPLLTASHAHKDDHLQKLPIETDSTATQ
- a CDS encoding short-chain dehydrogenase, whose amino-acid sequence is MSRLQGKRTLITGGTSGIGLETAKQFLAEGARVIVTGVNPESIAKAQAELGSEVLVLRADSASIDAQKELAQAVQAHYGQLDVAFLNAGVSVWLPIEEWTEEMFDRSFDINVKGPYFLIQALLPIFANPASVVLNTSVSAHLGDARSSVYGATKAAFLNMSKTLSSELLPRGIRVNAVSPGPIDTPLYDKLGIPDAYREQVNQDIAATIPFGRFGTPEEVAKAVLYLASDESRWTVGSELIVDGGRSL
- a CDS encoding LysR family transcriptional regulator, giving the protein MDRLLLMTCFVRAVETGSFSAAGRDLGLGQPNVSRYVAALEDHLQTRLLHRSTRKLALTPEGERYYADVRRILDAVEESESSLRENITPSGLLRVACPTALAHAFVVPHVARFLARYPALTLDLQISDRYVNLVDEGAELAIRIGHLEDSAMRARPLGWFERVCVASNEYLAKHGSPTTPNDLRTHECLIYTLLSTGTTWRFRDIDVPVSGRLRVSSPEAIRECVNAGLGIAQGPEWLYEEGLNNGNLRVLLKEHAAPAVPVQIIYVADRLLPRRAVVFMDFIAEVFAKSSAFRDRPGGV
- a CDS encoding glutathione S-transferase encodes the protein MSPFTLVSHPLCPFVQRVAIVLLEKGLAFERIDIDLRDRPDWFLAISPAGKVPLLKVPASNEGESVLFESVAICEYLEEIYPEPALHPSSAWVRAQHRAWVEFASAALADAWGFLNATDQQTALGKSAALRAKLERFNGEISGGPYFAGERFSLVDIAMAPVFRYFDILGFEPEHQLFDGLHRVADWRRALAGRPSIQAAVAEDYAIRFRKHLQEQRALLATGMEA
- a CDS encoding integrase, with product MALVGKRDGRNFGYGRQLSYAGPQALKDMFGGGHYGTVKAHSDRWQAFVRWCRSEDGPGFNDARQIDRQTLLDYAGYLRQQVEQGELAIATAQNRLSSVNRTMAALRGDQYVKVSSPSKALGLQRTTVRTATPQGQDREQVKRIVEALCEYQLPRAAAIVQLARATGMRLREAILADLPRLKREAEQYGKFNIQDGTKGGRSGASAPRWITADDHIRDALRFAEQISPDGSRNLLAPNESYLDFQQRIVRPARDILHKHNLKGFHELRAAYACERYEQITHHPAPVNGGRCYQLDRRLDKDARVQISDELGHGRIDVVSAYIGGRA
- a CDS encoding transposase, whose product is MQAIRFLHSALAQALPDVHSHRLKTLMCCVSALLRGRRLTLTGLGRFLPSKAYPKHTIKRVDRLLGNRHLQTERPLFYWVMLRALLSSLKHPLILVDWSPIDAAGEFFLLRAAIPLAGRSFPIYESVHEREGCPKYQKRLLQTLAEILPKDCVPILVADAGFRRPWIKAVEAQGWYYVGRVRNRDLYRNDADTWVPVKSLYALASSSPKSLGRIEMTQSAPHIIHLYCVRHSAKGRKHQRVTGSIAKNKLSRQSANREREPWLLASNLPEDQWNPSKIVAIYKQRMQIEEGFRDVKSEYFGVGITRHRSRCPRRIEVLLLISALANYIICLTGLQARQAGHERRFQSNSLKRRRVLSLWRLGLEYWRSGRGSNSRSTLERLEHALRAEVHQEAQALE